The sequence below is a genomic window from Salicibibacter cibarius.
ACCCCGCAAACGGTAGACGCCTTGATGCGTTTGGATCTGCCTTCAGGTGTCGATATTGAGATTAAGCTTTAAATTTAACATGAAAAACAGGAGGTGTGACTGATGGCCAAAGGAATCTTGGGTAGAAAGATCGGCATGACGCAGGTATTTAAAGAGAACGGCGATGTTGTCCCTGTAACTGTCGTTCAAGCAAACCCGAACATTGTCATGCAGTTAAAAACAGAAGCAAATGATGGTTACGATGCGGTTCAATTAGGCATGGATGACAAAAAAGAACAACGTGCCACCAAACCGGAAAAAGGCCATGCTGAAAAAGCAAGCACGGCGCCCAAGCGCTACATTCGTGAATTTCGCAATATGAGTATTGGAGATCACGAAGTTGGTCAAGAGGTCAGCGTTAATACATTTGCATCCGGCGACGTCATCGACGTCACGGGTGTTTCGAAAGGGAAAGGCTTTCAAGGTTCGATTAAGCGTCACAATTACGCAATCGGTCCGAAATCACATGGTTCCCGTTACCACCGAGGTTCAGGCGCATTGAGCCCTATTGACACTTCGAAAACGTTCAAAGGGACAAAGCTCCCAGGACAGATGGGTGGCAATCAAGTGACGGTTCAAAACCTTGAGGTCGTACAAATTGATGAAGAACGTAACTTATTGCTCATAAAAGGGAACGTCCCAGGACCCAAAAAGGGTTATGTAAAGGTGCAATCTGTTAGTAAGTAATGTCTAAAAGAAAGGAGGAACCATCATGCCTAAAGTAACGGTATACAATCAAACCGGCTCGGAAGTCGGGGATACGGAACTTACCGATTCTGTTTTCGGAATTAAACCGAATGAAAGTGTTGTGCACGATGCGGTTGTTATGCAGCAGGCATCGCTACGCCAAGGAACCCAAAAAGCAAAAACCCGTTCCGAAGTTCGCGGTGGCGGTGCAAAACCTTGGCGCCAAAAAGGTACGGGCCGTGCACGCCATGGTTCAAACCGTTCCCCAATATGGACGGGCGGCGGTGTCATTTTTGCGCCGACCCCAAGAAATTACGGGTATAAACTTCCGAAAAAGGTTCGTCGTCTCGCGCTTCGTTCTGTACTTTCCGCAAAAGTTCAGGATGACGCCCTCATTGTTGTCGATGATCTTCATTTTGACGTGCCGAAAACAAAAGAAATGGTGAATATTCTTTCCAGTCTTTCCGCCGAAGAAAAAACGTTGATTGTTACAGCGGACGATAACGAAAACCTAAAGAAATCCGCGAACAATCTGCAGAACGTGAAAACCATCGACGCTAAAGGTGTGAGTGTTCTAGATGTGATTAACAGCGATAAGTTAATCATCACGAAAAAGGCTGTAGAGAACGTAGAGGAGGTGCTTGGCTAATGGATGCACGCGATGTGATTAAGCGCCCGGTAGTTACGGAACGCTCTACAGAGATCATGGAAGATAAGAAATATACGTTTGAAGTCGACATTAAAGCGAATAAAACCCAAATCAAACAAGCGATTGAAGAAATCTTTGAAGTTGATGTCGATAAGGTGAACACGATGAACTATAAACGCAAATTTCGTCGCTTCGGTCGTTTCGAAGGTTATAAACCCGCGAGAAAAAAGGCGATTGTAACGTTAACCGAGAACAGTGACGAGATCGAAATATTCGATGAAGTTTAAGTCTCACAGCAGAGGAGGGAAAACCAATGGCAGTTAAACGCTATAAACCGAAAACAGGCGGGCAACGTTTTATGACCGGGAAAAATTTCTCCGAAATCACAACCGATAGCCCGGAGCGGTCATTGCTTGCTCCGCATTCCAAAAATGCCGGCCGGAACAACCATGGCCGAATCACGACACGCCATCAGGGTGGCGGTCATAAGCGTAAATATCGGATCATTGATTTCAAGAGAAACAAAGACGGGGTTCCGGGTCGAGTAGCAACAATTGAATACGATCCGAACCGTTCTGCGAACATCGCGCTCATTCATTATGTAGACGGAGAAAAACGTTATATTCTTTCCCCGAATGGACTGAAAGTAGGAAACAATATAACGTCAGGATCCGATGCGGACATCAAAATCGGGAACGCCCTTGAAATTAAGGACATTCCAATAGGCACAACCATCCACAATATTGAAATGAGACCCGGGAAAGGCGGTCAATTGGCACGCGCTGCAGGTGCGCATGCACAAATTCTCGGACGTGAAGGCAAATACTCGCTTGTTCGTTTGAAGTCCGGTGAGACTCGTCTCATTCTATCCACGTGCCGGGCAACGATTGGACAAGTGGGCAACCTTGAAAATGAACAGATTAATATCGGTAAAGCCGGGCGCAGCCGTTGGCTCAATAAACGCCCTACGGTTCGCGGTTCAGCCATGAACCCATCCGACCATCCGCACGGTGGTGGTGAAGGACGGGCGCCGGTCGGCCGTGATGCACCCGTATCGCCTTGGGGTCAACCGTCCGTTGGTTATAAAACGAGAAAAAGAAATAAACCGTCAAACAAGTATATTGTTCAAGGTCGGAACAAAAAGAAAAGAAGATAATCGCGATCGTTTTAGCGCCAATACCCTAAGTCATCGAATTGGGGAGGCGCTATTCACACGTCGCGCCTATACAAGAAAGGAGGCTTTTAAATGGGTCGCAGTTTGAAAAAAGGACCATTTGTAGATGATCATCTAATGAAAAAGGTCGAAGCGATGGATGAGAATAACAAACGTGTTATTAAAACATGGTCACGCCGTTCCACGATATTCCCTAATTTTGTCGGAC
It includes:
- the rplB gene encoding 50S ribosomal protein L2, with product MAVKRYKPKTGGQRFMTGKNFSEITTDSPERSLLAPHSKNAGRNNHGRITTRHQGGGHKRKYRIIDFKRNKDGVPGRVATIEYDPNRSANIALIHYVDGEKRYILSPNGLKVGNNITSGSDADIKIGNALEIKDIPIGTTIHNIEMRPGKGGQLARAAGAHAQILGREGKYSLVRLKSGETRLILSTCRATIGQVGNLENEQINIGKAGRSRWLNKRPTVRGSAMNPSDHPHGGGEGRAPVGRDAPVSPWGQPSVGYKTRKRNKPSNKYIVQGRNKKKRR
- the rplW gene encoding 50S ribosomal protein L23 gives rise to the protein MDARDVIKRPVVTERSTEIMEDKKYTFEVDIKANKTQIKQAIEEIFEVDVDKVNTMNYKRKFRRFGRFEGYKPARKKAIVTLTENSDEIEIFDEV
- the rplC gene encoding 50S ribosomal protein L3 translates to MAKGILGRKIGMTQVFKENGDVVPVTVVQANPNIVMQLKTEANDGYDAVQLGMDDKKEQRATKPEKGHAEKASTAPKRYIREFRNMSIGDHEVGQEVSVNTFASGDVIDVTGVSKGKGFQGSIKRHNYAIGPKSHGSRYHRGSGALSPIDTSKTFKGTKLPGQMGGNQVTVQNLEVVQIDEERNLLLIKGNVPGPKKGYVKVQSVSK
- the rplD gene encoding 50S ribosomal protein L4 produces the protein MPKVTVYNQTGSEVGDTELTDSVFGIKPNESVVHDAVVMQQASLRQGTQKAKTRSEVRGGGAKPWRQKGTGRARHGSNRSPIWTGGGVIFAPTPRNYGYKLPKKVRRLALRSVLSAKVQDDALIVVDDLHFDVPKTKEMVNILSSLSAEEKTLIVTADDNENLKKSANNLQNVKTIDAKGVSVLDVINSDKLIITKKAVENVEEVLG